The Cydia splendana chromosome 21, ilCydSple1.2, whole genome shotgun sequence genome segment ggttatcgcgaacatacagacagatagaggcggcggaggactttgtttgTTAATGTGTTAGTGATTAATGATAGTTGATCAGTAAGTTTCAgtataatacataggtatttattgattttatactatttatactagTATAAGTATGTACCTGATTACTAAAATTCGTGATTACTATTTTCGACGACTGTACCTTTCCCACTGACTTGGAAATGTGTTGTATTAagaagggatcatccattaattacgtcacacaaatttctaggtttttttacgcctccccccccccccccccttgtcacacttggtcacattttgcaaacccctccccccccctggtgtgacgtcacattttaggcaattttgttttcaacgaaatcgacaatattaactcggcattatttttttcatataaaaatatttttgatatataaatattagtaattttataacacaacgaaagttacatccaaaatctcattatttaactgtacagcgaataaaaaaatataaattaattttcggttactgatgaagttaaagtgacatcacaatgtttgtgactcccccctcccccatgtcacaacatgtcccattttcttgaccccctccctccccctaaacgtgtgacgtaattaatggatgaccccgaAGTATGGAAAGGAAACAACGCGTAACGCGAGGAAAGTGATAAGTGGCGAACAGACCCCATTTTCTATCCCACCAGCTCTTAATTATCACTGCAAACAATTATAACAGAATACCATACATTCTTCATACTATACGTAACATTGTTTCAGTCTATTTTAGACCTTACGTCTGTACTAATATGATTCTGTTTTGTTTGATTTTGGTTTGAACCGGTTCAGTTTCTGGTGGGTAATGTGTTCCACGGAAAAATATCTTAATGTTTGAAGAGGTGTCAATTTTAAATGTGCATTGAGTGATATTGCATATCCGGTATTTGCTGTTCAATTGTCATAacaattatagtatttttttaactttatacCTACTGAAATTGCAAGGAGTAAgccagcaaaaaaaaataactttatactGTAGGTATTACTAATTATCGAAAGAAACAAACCACTCATTTATAGTCAACTGAAAAGCATCGGGAAAACTAACTTGCCTTGACATAATGTTAAAATGTGAACAAGTTGGTGGAATTGGTTGTGTAATCTTTTACACAGACTGAATGTGTAAGGAACAAGTATTGCCTAAAGaggaaaaactttatttaagaCCTAACACTGTATATTTGTGAATAAATATTGCCATAGTGACCAAATATATTGCCACAAACCTTTGTTACTATAGAAATAGGGAAGTGTTGCCAAATATATTTGGTTGCTTATGTTAGTTATCATGATAATAATAGTTTGatagtaattgatttgataaaaacCTATTGCTGGAGTAAATTGCTAGTTACATAATTTTTTCAAAAGACAATTCATTAGCTAACAAGTGAAAGTTATAGTTTTTATATatgtcattagtttttttttttgaaacatCTTATTTGGAAGTTAATAAAAAGGTACATGTCTATCATCTATACCAGCGGTTGGCAACAATCGGCCCGCGGGCcacgcgaacctctcacttgcggcccgcgagcctcccaggctattttgtatgtaatgcCACAGATGTAATgctgacaaacgacaatgtctgataaagtcataaatattaacaaagtgtggcccgcgtcaacttcgttaactactatgtggcccttggctgctaaaaggttgctgACCGCtgatatatacatatacacatCTAGTAATGAACATAACATTTGGAGCAAAGGGATGAGCTCTTTAATAATGATTACCATCCATAAACAATAGAAGGAAACAAGTCATAGATTTGCATAACCACACACAGCATAATGGGAGGTCATTGATGAACCTCAGATTGTATGGGTCAATTATCCCGAAGTGTACAAACAATGCTTTTGATGGCAGAGATTTGGGTAATAGTTTAATTGTGTTGATGGTTGGAGATCATCATGTTTGCGTGCATAAAGATATACAGGAAAATTACTTCTAGTTTGTGATTAAATCTAAGTTCAATTTTAGTTGAAACAGTCTTGTAAAACTTCCTTTGTGTCTGACACATTCGTCAGAATGTGTCAGACAGTCCTCTGATatcaatcataatcataatataatcAAGATATCAATCTTACCTAGTGCTAAGAGGCACAGGAATAACCACTACCTGGGGGCCTAAGCCTTTAGCTAAGCAGAAAATAATAATCATAGaatagtttaaaataaaacaacttaGGCACTCAATGTCGTCTACCCtaaagaaaatatttagttaaataggtacagtcgcccACACTATTAACTGTAcataggtggaccttatgccttttgtaataaggtccactgatgtacagtcaggagtgttgctgtgtgtACTAGCTCCTGCCTTCAACTTTTTTGTATAATACACATAatgatgattaataaaaaactatcctcgggtctcaaactatctctatacctaccaaatttcatctaaattagTTCAGTGGTGTAAATTAAGCATAAGGACAAGCATAAGTAACGCACAGACAGAcagcatttataataaattaatagtagggattataacatttataactatTCCggcaaaattaaattattattattatttttttaaagtggttACACTGTTTGGTTGACACAGTGACCAGCGACTGCTTTTGGTGTGAAGAGATTGATGTCGTAAAaagattggcaaaaataaagATAACCAAAACAAACTACAATAAAATAGACGCACTTGCTGATGTAATAAAAACGCTggcaataacaaaataaatggaATAATCAAGACCGAGGAATGTAGTAACGATGTGGCGAATCacgtaattattataattattcgtAAATAGAAAGTGGCATGTGATTACGTTTAAATGCTTTTTTATCCTTAAATCCCACTTACCTGTATGAAACGGCCTTGTTGAGACTTTCCAACTTAGGATGGGATGTAACTTTCTGACCGAGATCGAATGATCTTAAAATGTTACAATATTACAATACGACACTTAATTAAAGCTTTGCTTTAAAATGAACTCGATGAATGAAGCAATAATGTTTTGATGACGATATCGTTTTGTAACACACAATTTCGCTATTGTAAGTGAAAATACAACAAAAACTTTCTTGTGTACGCGTACGTCTAATGATGACTTCGTTCGGAAACTAGATGGacggtttaattttttattttgtttcgttGGCGACAGTGGTGGGAGTGAAGTTTCGTtcagaaactaaaaaaaaaaactttattgtaGACCTTACATTTCTGAACGTATACGCAATCACGCAGTTTGCAAATTGCAGGCATCTCTTTTACTCTAactaaggcgtaattagagtgaaaGAGATAGTTGCTAGAAATTTACGAACTTCTATTTTCAACCGGTTTTCCTAGGAAAAGTGCCGGGCGACCGAAAcgtaaaagccgtaacagactaccgcgcCGCACGCCgtacccataagtaagagctaGAAAGAGGTATAAGGACGCGGTGTgatgcggtagtctgttacggctttgaTAAACGCTTTATAgaatatttactttacttttcaAGTCTGGAAGGTTCACagcgaaaaaaaattcaaaataaaaatgctGCATTGCTATAAATCACTGCTTTATTGAAAACGAGACGCTGAAACATGTTCAATTTTCTTATAcctattcataaaaaaatatatttagagaattatattatttatattttctgtaaGAACCCCACTGACTCATAACACTTATTGGAAGCccatacatatttgtataaattaagCAAAATTTACAGGCTATGGTAATGTTCAACTACTCTATATAGATCTTTTTCAAATGTTGTCAGTTTTCTAGTTTGTTTTTTCTTGTTTTGGTGGCCTTGCACCAAAAATGGTTGATCCAACTCTAATGGTAGTCGCTCCTAGTTCAATCTGAAATCAAATCATTAATTATATGAAATGAATTCTACtgaattaaaattttataacatACTGGCACCAGTGACCAACAGGGAACTAGTAACCCATACTTCAACACAATACAAAAAGTACTTGTAATTCTCATAGTTGCATTGCAATTTGCAACCAATCCAATTTCGTTTAGGTGTTTTGGGTAAAAGTGGGCAAACTAATTTATCTCTGTCTTAGAACATATACGATTACCACTGTAGGTGCCGTGAACCCCACATTGTAACTTATGTACATATGGTAAAAAAAGCACATACCGCATGTTCAAAATCTGTGGACATCCCCATAGACAATTCAACATTATTAATATCCAGGTTCAAATTTTTGCACACCTCTTCCCTGCATTTTGCAAGTGAAATAAAATCTGGGTTAGGACCTTGGGACACATCATAATCATACTGTCCTATAGTCATAAGTCCCACATATTCTAGGTTTGTGCAATTATTGAGGACATGCTGCGACAGGTTTGTTGCTTCTGATGGTGGCACTCCATTTTTAGCTgaaataattacatataaaaaaagtaGCTCattgttcaataaaaaaatcaaccATTTTGATCAGATTTTGACTGTAATAAATACAACACAGACAAGTAGAATTTTGTTTACCTAAAATTTTGTAATTTACTTTTCTTTCTAGATGTTAAACTTCATGTAGGTACACAAGCTCACAGCTATTTGTTTAAAGTATTGTAAAAAACATTTTGCATGTATATACGATTTTTCTTGTTGTATTTAAAGGTGCATTGGCTAcgtatttttgatatgttaaTTAAAGAAACTATAGGTCTATTTACTGCTGCTCAATCTATTGACTAATGTTAATGAATGACTATTTGtttctcaataaaaaaaaatgaatgaatGGCATCTGTGGGACTGTGGTCTACTTGTGTGTTTTagataataagtaaataaatatatgtgtttAAGATAATAAATAGCTTAAAATGTCTTgtgttataaattttattttgcaaTAATCTTAAAGGAAAGAATACCTAAGATATGGATAGCAATTATTTACCTCTCATTTTAATAAACATTGCGCAATGAATTAATTAACACAAACCTTTGAATATGTAGTTAAGGAACAACATATAAGTACATATTCAGGCTTGAACTTAATACTTTGGCTATTTCATGTGTGTTAAATGAAAAAGTTACCTTCTTCTCCGCTTGTATTAATTTGCACCATAACTTTTAACTTTTCATCCCCTTTCCTGAACTTAAGCCACTGTTTGTTTAAATTATCAGCCAGTTTCTCAGAGTGCACTGTTTGTACCATAAACAATCCT includes the following:
- the LOC134801223 gene encoding pyridoxal phosphate homeostasis protein; the protein is MSASASEDQEVDVMYGLQNVLTKIQAAVARRAKDFPQITPRLVAVSKIKPAALIVQAYEAGQRDFGENYVNELADKCIDPLILESCNNIKWHFIGHLQTNKINKLLGSPGLFMVQTVHSEKLADNLNKQWLKFRKGDEKLKVMVQINTSGEEAKNGVPPSEATNLSQHVLNNCTNLEYVGLMTIGQYDYDVSQGPNPDFISLAKCREEVCKNLNLDINNVELSMGMSTDFEHAIELGATTIRVGSTIFGARPPKQEKTN